Proteins co-encoded in one Ciconia boyciana chromosome 14, ASM3463844v1, whole genome shotgun sequence genomic window:
- the SAMD10 gene encoding sterile alpha motif domain-containing protein 10, whose product MQQGRPSLCCVSTIRSSQGPPEPAAAAHFSFCRSLLEHTVSAENLSYRLQRNPGSSLTWHDGRSQRADGSRTVKLLRQPGTEGSQGRACDHYGIYHTSPTLGSLAKPVVLWTQQDVCKWLKKHCPHNYLIYVEAFSHHAITGRALLRLNGEKLQRMGIAHEAQRQEVLQQVLQLQVREEVRNLQLLSQDCTNTVNRAPLGWAVHR is encoded by the exons ATGCAGCAGGGCCGGCCATCCCTCTGCTGCGTCTCCACCATCCGCAGCTCGCAGGGACCACCCGAGCCAG CTGCCGCCGCTCACTTCAGCTTCTGCCGCAGCCTCCTGGAGCACACGGTGTCGGCCGAAAACCTCAGCTACCGCCTGCAGAGGAACCCGGGCAGCAGCCTCACCTGGCACGACGGCCGGAGCCAGCGGGCCGACGGCAGCCGGACCGTCAAGCTCCTGCGGCAGCCGGGCACCGAGGGCTCGCAG GGCCGTGCCTGTGACCACTATGGCATCTACCACACCAGCCCCACGCTGGGCAGCCTGGCCAAGCCGGTGGTGCTCTGGACCCAGCAGGATGTGTGCAAATGGCTGAAGAAGCACTGCCCACATAACTATCTCATCTACGTCGAGGCTTTCTCCCACCACGCCATCACAG GTCGGGCACTGCTGCGGCTGAACGGGGAGAAGCTGCAGCGCATGGGCATCGCTCACGAGGCGCAGCGGCAGGAGGTCCTGCAGCAGGTCCTGCAGCTCCAGGTGCGCGAGGAGGTCCGAaacctgcagctgctcagccaAG ATTGCACCAACACTGTGAACCGAGCACCTCTGGGATGGGCTGTGCACCGCTGA